From one Acidobacteriota bacterium genomic stretch:
- a CDS encoding lysophospholipid acyltransferase family protein, whose product MLTAKKSAWFETVFRLYNRNLLRRRFSSLRVRNLQSLADNELPTIVYANHSSWWDGLVCYELFKRADSDMFVMMEQENLRRYPLFRKLGAFSVDRNNARSALASIEYAAKVAKQKPRRAILIFPQGKILHSRSRPFEFESGIVRLVERLVPCRVVPLALSYEFGREFKPEIFATVGEGLVAGPGEIPISLAGLATQLTNELDGIEMALNNDQFDNFTDLLR is encoded by the coding sequence ATGTTGACGGCAAAGAAAAGCGCCTGGTTTGAAACGGTGTTCCGGCTCTATAACCGCAACCTGCTCCGGCGGCGGTTCTCTTCGCTTCGTGTTCGAAACCTGCAAAGCCTTGCGGACAATGAACTTCCGACCATCGTTTACGCGAATCATTCGAGTTGGTGGGACGGACTCGTCTGCTATGAGCTATTCAAACGTGCCGACTCGGATATGTTCGTCATGATGGAGCAGGAAAACCTGCGAAGGTATCCGCTCTTCCGCAAACTCGGCGCGTTTTCGGTCGACCGGAACAACGCGCGTTCAGCGCTTGCCAGCATCGAATATGCCGCGAAGGTCGCGAAACAGAAGCCGCGTCGCGCCATTCTTATCTTTCCGCAGGGCAAAATTCTGCACTCGCGCTCGCGTCCCTTCGAATTCGAATCCGGCATTGTGAGGCTTGTCGAACGCCTGGTTCCCTGCCGCGTCGTCCCGTTGGCACTATCATACGAATTCGGGCGCGAATTCAAACCCGAGATTTTCGCGACCGTCGGAGAAGGCCTAGTCGCGGGTCCCGGCGAAATCCCCATTTCCCTTGCCGGACTCGCGACGCAACTCACAAACGAGTTGGATGGTATTGAAATGGCACTGAACAACGATCAGTTTGACAATTTCACCGATTTGCTCCGCTAG
- the alr gene encoding alanine racemase, with protein MSDLALQRPTWAEISLENLGFNFRSVRNFIGDSVKYMAVVKADAYGHGAVECARRLEREGIDWFGVALPQEGVELRQAGIRKLILCLGSFWPGQEDLLLDNHITPVIFDIRKASLFDRAAFIRGVVADVHIKIDTGMGRVGVRPDELDEFLEKLAVMRNIRVVGVMTHFSAADNPSDDEFTGQQIERFESSVAKFRARGFNPVYLDLANSPGAIVHPASRGNLVRLGGILYGLGDDVLPPEAEKPPLKPVMSLHTRIAHLKTVPAGESLGYGRTFVTRRESLIATLPIGYQDGLPRSLSNIGEVIVKGRNAAIVGRVSMDWTIVDVTDVPDVAVDDEVIIFGGTEPGSIKAETVARQAGTISYEITCGISKRVPRIYVDGKEKRLV; from the coding sequence ATGTCCGACCTTGCTCTTCAACGACCGACCTGGGCCGAGATTTCCCTCGAGAACCTCGGCTTCAATTTCCGTTCGGTCAGGAACTTCATTGGTGATTCCGTAAAATATATGGCCGTCGTCAAGGCCGACGCGTACGGACACGGCGCGGTCGAATGCGCGCGCCGACTGGAGCGTGAAGGCATAGACTGGTTTGGCGTCGCCCTCCCGCAAGAAGGCGTGGAACTTCGACAGGCAGGGATCCGAAAGCTGATTCTGTGCCTGGGGAGTTTCTGGCCGGGGCAGGAAGACCTTCTTCTCGACAATCACATCACTCCGGTCATTTTTGATATCAGGAAGGCCTCGCTCTTCGATCGCGCCGCGTTCATCCGAGGCGTCGTCGCCGATGTCCACATTAAGATCGACACCGGTATGGGGCGCGTCGGCGTGAGGCCGGACGAACTCGACGAGTTCCTCGAAAAGCTTGCCGTGATGCGAAACATACGCGTGGTCGGAGTGATGACCCATTTTTCGGCCGCTGACAACCCGAGCGACGACGAGTTCACCGGGCAGCAGATCGAGCGATTCGAATCCTCCGTTGCGAAATTCCGGGCTCGCGGATTCAATCCCGTCTATCTGGATCTCGCAAACTCTCCTGGAGCGATCGTTCATCCCGCGTCGCGCGGGAATCTGGTTCGGCTCGGCGGGATTCTCTACGGGCTCGGCGACGACGTTTTGCCGCCCGAGGCCGAAAAGCCGCCGCTCAAGCCGGTTATGAGCCTTCATACACGGATTGCCCATCTGAAAACAGTTCCGGCCGGCGAGAGTCTGGGTTACGGGCGAACCTTCGTAACACGGCGCGAGTCGTTGATCGCAACGCTTCCGATCGGCTATCAGGACGGGCTTCCCCGCTCGCTCTCGAACATCGGCGAAGTCATCGTCAAAGGCCGGAACGCCGCCATCGTCGGACGTGTGTCGATGGACTGGACGATCGTAGATGTCACTGACGTCCCGGATGTGGCGGTCGACGACGAAGTCATTATTTTCGGCGGAACGGAACCGGGCTCGATTAAGGCCGAAACGGTCGCCCGTCAGGCCGGCACGATCTCCTACGAGATCACCTGCGGCATCAGCAAACGTGTCCCGCGCATCTATGTTGACGGCAAAGAAAAGCGCCTGGTTTGA
- a CDS encoding acyl-CoA carboxylase subunit beta: MDAKTKPINKLDRLHELSLQAEQGGGAARLEKQRKGGKMTARERVEFFLDEGTFEEFDKFVAHRSHDFGLDEQKYPGDGVITGHGLLDGRPVFVFAQDFTVFGGSLSETHAEKICKVMDLAMKIGAPVVGLNDSGGARIQEGVVSLGGYADIFLRNTLASGVVPQISCILGPCAGGAVYSPAITDFNVMVKNTSYMFITGPDVIKTVTHEEVTKDELGGAMTHNSKSGVAHFAADSDEHALRLTRELLSFVPSNNRENPPFVPTKDPANRTDVKLNSVVPESSNQPYDIRDIIKNVVDDNYFFEIQEHFAANIVIGFARLGGFSVGIVANQPAFLAGVLDIDASVKAARFVRFCDCFNIPLITFEDVPGFLPGVNQEHFGIIRHGAKLLYAFAEATVPKITVITRKAYGGAYCVMASKHIRTDINFAYPSAEIAVMGAEGAVGLLYRKDLMETTNPEQTRTELVNEFNDKFANPYVAAERGFVDEVIEPKDTRPKLIRALTLLQNKSESNPPRKHGNIPL; this comes from the coding sequence ATGGACGCGAAAACAAAGCCTATAAACAAACTCGACCGGCTGCACGAGCTATCACTGCAGGCGGAGCAAGGCGGCGGCGCCGCACGCCTTGAAAAACAGCGCAAGGGCGGAAAGATGACCGCGCGCGAACGTGTCGAGTTCTTTCTTGACGAAGGAACTTTCGAGGAATTCGACAAGTTCGTCGCTCACCGTTCGCACGATTTCGGACTCGACGAACAGAAGTATCCGGGCGACGGCGTGATCACCGGCCACGGACTTCTCGACGGCCGGCCAGTATTCGTTTTTGCCCAGGATTTTACCGTTTTCGGCGGAAGCTTGAGCGAAACCCATGCGGAAAAGATCTGCAAAGTGATGGATCTCGCGATGAAGATCGGCGCACCGGTCGTCGGACTCAACGACTCCGGCGGCGCGCGGATCCAGGAAGGCGTCGTCAGCCTCGGCGGTTATGCCGATATCTTCCTGCGCAACACGCTGGCGAGCGGCGTTGTGCCGCAGATCAGCTGCATTCTCGGGCCGTGCGCCGGCGGTGCCGTCTATTCGCCCGCAATTACCGACTTTAACGTGATGGTCAAGAATACTTCGTATATGTTCATCACCGGTCCCGACGTCATCAAGACCGTAACGCACGAGGAGGTTACAAAGGACGAACTCGGCGGCGCGATGACACACAATTCCAAATCCGGAGTCGCGCATTTCGCGGCCGACTCCGATGAGCACGCGCTGCGCCTGACGCGCGAACTTCTTTCGTTTGTCCCGTCGAACAACCGCGAAAATCCGCCGTTCGTTCCGACCAAAGATCCGGCGAACCGTACCGACGTAAAACTCAATTCGGTCGTCCCGGAATCCTCGAATCAACCCTACGACATCCGCGATATCATCAAAAACGTCGTCGATGACAACTACTTTTTCGAGATCCAGGAGCATTTCGCAGCCAATATCGTCATCGGATTCGCGCGTCTGGGAGGTTTCTCGGTGGGAATCGTCGCCAATCAACCGGCGTTTCTGGCTGGCGTCCTCGACATTGACGCGTCGGTCAAAGCCGCGCGGTTCGTGCGTTTTTGCGACTGCTTCAACATTCCGTTGATAACGTTCGAAGACGTTCCGGGGTTCCTTCCCGGCGTCAATCAGGAGCATTTCGGGATCATCCGCCACGGAGCGAAGCTGCTTTACGCTTTTGCCGAGGCGACGGTGCCCAAGATCACGGTCATCACGCGTAAAGCTTACGGCGGGGCGTACTGCGTTATGGCGTCGAAGCATATCCGAACCGACATCAATTTCGCCTATCCCTCGGCCGAGATCGCGGTGATGGGAGCGGAAGGAGCGGTCGGACTTCTATACCGCAAGGATTTGATGGAAACGACGAATCCCGAACAGACGCGCACGGAACTGGTCAATGAATTCAACGACAAATTCGCGAATCCGTATGTCGCCGCCGAGCGTGGTTTTGTCGACGAGGTCATCGAACCGAAAGACACCCGTCCGAAGCTGATCCGGGCGCTGACGCTGCTTCAAAACAAGAGCGAGTCGAACCCGCCGCGGAAACATGGCAATATCCCGCTCTAG
- a CDS encoding DUF402 domain-containing protein: MSSKVTINARKFDNSVHRSWSAELIEKVGSLLLFRGVFDSEVVHPELGVIGGGTVSYEYYWLDQWYNVFRFHQPDGSLRNYYCNVNLPPRYDDGVLDYVDLDLDVLVWRDFRVELLDREDFENNAGLYGYSNEIRAGAENALVRLTELIERREFPFDFKDSI; the protein is encoded by the coding sequence ATGTCTTCGAAGGTCACGATCAACGCGCGAAAATTTGACAATTCAGTACACCGGAGTTGGTCCGCGGAGTTGATCGAGAAGGTAGGTTCGCTTTTGCTCTTCCGCGGTGTCTTCGATTCCGAAGTCGTTCACCCGGAATTGGGCGTTATCGGAGGCGGAACGGTTTCCTACGAGTATTACTGGCTCGACCAATGGTACAACGTGTTCCGCTTTCATCAGCCTGACGGCTCGCTTCGAAACTACTACTGCAACGTTAATCTCCCGCCCAGATATGATGACGGTGTGCTTGATTACGTGGATCTCGACCTTGATGTACTTGTCTGGAGGGATTTCCGCGTCGAACTGCTCGACCGCGAGGATTTTGAGAACAATGCCGGCCTTTACGGATATTCGAACGAGATAAGGGCCGGCGCCGAGAATGCGTTGGTACGGTTGACCGAACTCATCGAACGACGCGAATTCCCTTTTGATTTTAAGGATTCGATTTAA
- a CDS encoding universal stress protein has protein sequence MKVILATDGTGHSDAAVNIVRSLSLADGDEIMVISVVDMAVPLAMDIYAGYLPSSTDIEAAVKENTLKVLEDTKDKIAGYFAGKNVTVTTEVLHGSPESRIVETAEEFGADLIIVGSHGYNSWERLLLGSVSDSVVHHAPCSVLVVRSGE, from the coding sequence ATGAAAGTGATTCTTGCAACCGACGGAACCGGCCACAGTGACGCGGCCGTGAATATCGTCCGCTCCCTGAGTCTCGCCGACGGCGACGAAATCATGGTTATTTCGGTCGTCGATATGGCTGTTCCCCTGGCAATGGACATTTACGCCGGGTATCTGCCTTCGTCGACCGACATCGAGGCGGCGGTCAAGGAAAATACATTGAAGGTTCTGGAGGATACAAAAGACAAAATCGCCGGATACTTCGCCGGCAAAAACGTCACAGTGACGACCGAGGTCCTGCACGGTTCGCCCGAGAGCCGGATCGTTGAAACGGCCGAGGAATTCGGCGCTGACCTGATCATTGTCGGTTCGCACGGTTACAACAGTTGGGAACGGCTGTTGCTGGGTTCGGTTTCGGACTCGGTCGTGCATCACGCTCCGTGTTCGGTCCTCGTGGTCCGCAGCGGCGAATGA
- a CDS encoding MarR family transcriptional regulator encodes MDSTDPQIELPVLFAQAASAFRVGIDRLFAPLDLNAGQVALLMILWKTDGGTQADLARELGVSAPTVNKMVQTMVERGFVTSSRSASDGRSVSVLLTEMGRNVEAEVVDRWKEADRLFFGGFTETERLILKQLLSKSRPA; translated from the coding sequence ATGGATTCAACGGACCCGCAGATCGAACTTCCCGTGCTTTTCGCCCAGGCGGCGTCGGCATTTCGGGTCGGCATAGACAGGCTCTTCGCGCCGCTCGATCTGAACGCCGGGCAGGTCGCGTTGCTGATGATACTTTGGAAAACGGACGGCGGGACGCAGGCGGACCTCGCGCGCGAGTTGGGCGTTTCCGCGCCGACGGTCAACAAGATGGTCCAAACGATGGTCGAACGAGGCTTTGTAACCTCTTCCCGAAGCGCCTCGGATGGCCGTTCGGTATCGGTCCTCCTCACGGAAATGGGCCGGAATGTCGAGGCTGAGGTCGTCGACCGCTGGAAGGAAGCGGATCGGCTTTTCTTCGGCGGGTTCACCGAAACCGAACGACTGATCTTGAAGCAACTGCTCAGTAAATCCAGGCCCGCCTGA
- the fsa gene encoding fructose-6-phosphate aldolase yields the protein MKFFIDTANLDEIREANELGLIDGVTTNPSLVAREGNVDFKEHIAKICAIVEGDVSAEVTALDTDGMLREGRELAKIAPNVVIKCPLTLDGLKATRVFRSEGTKVNVTLCFSAAQALLAAKAGATYISPFIGRLDDIGQDGMQLIRDIVQIYDNYGFATEVLAASIRHPMHIVDSALAGADVATIPFNVIRQLVKHPLTDKGLESFLNDWKKSGRD from the coding sequence ATGAAATTTTTTATTGATACGGCGAATTTGGATGAGATCCGCGAGGCCAACGAACTTGGACTGATCGATGGCGTGACGACCAATCCGTCGCTCGTTGCGAGAGAAGGAAATGTTGACTTCAAAGAACATATCGCGAAGATCTGTGCGATCGTCGAGGGCGACGTTTCGGCCGAGGTCACGGCGCTCGACACCGATGGGATGTTGCGTGAAGGACGCGAGCTCGCCAAGATCGCGCCGAACGTCGTGATCAAATGCCCTTTGACGCTCGACGGCCTCAAGGCGACCCGCGTTTTCCGTTCGGAAGGGACGAAAGTCAACGTCACGCTCTGCTTCTCCGCGGCTCAGGCGCTTCTCGCGGCGAAGGCCGGGGCAACTTATATCTCTCCGTTCATCGGCCGGCTCGACGATATCGGACAGGACGGAATGCAGTTGATCCGCGATATCGTTCAGATCTATGACAATTACGGATTCGCGACGGAAGTCCTTGCGGCCTCGATACGGCATCCGATGCACATCGTCGATTCGGCGCTCGCCGGGGCCGACGTGGCGACGATTCCTTTCAACGTGATTCGTCAGCTCGTCAAACATCCGCTCACCGACAAAGGCCTCGAATCGTTCTTAAACGACTGGAAAAAGAGCGGCCGCGATTAA
- a CDS encoding fumarylacetoacetate hydrolase family protein — protein MKICHFLYNEREYWGAFENGRIFPFPENDDLSETGDGLKLTRSVDAELVDFLPPMSPSKIVCVGRNYAEHAAELGNPMPAEPLLFLKAPSSLITERGQIVIPVQSQQVEHEAELAVVISKECSKLTSDDDPFEYVFGYTCLNDVTARDVQRSDVQFTRGKSFDTFCAVGATIETEADPSDLRVVCRVNGEIRQDGRTSQMAFPVGFLVRYISNQMTLRSGDIIATGTPSGVSKLNPGDVCEIEIEGVGTLSNSVT, from the coding sequence ATGAAGATCTGTCACTTTTTGTACAACGAACGCGAATACTGGGGCGCCTTTGAAAATGGCCGGATATTCCCTTTTCCTGAGAACGACGACCTTTCAGAAACGGGCGACGGCCTCAAACTTACGCGCAGCGTCGACGCCGAGCTGGTTGACTTTCTGCCTCCGATGTCGCCTTCGAAGATCGTTTGCGTCGGCCGGAACTACGCCGAACACGCCGCCGAACTCGGAAATCCGATGCCGGCCGAACCGCTCCTGTTTTTGAAGGCGCCCTCGTCGCTGATCACGGAACGCGGGCAGATCGTCATTCCCGTTCAATCGCAGCAGGTTGAACACGAGGCCGAACTGGCGGTCGTGATCTCGAAGGAGTGCTCGAAATTGACGTCCGACGACGATCCGTTCGAATACGTCTTCGGCTACACGTGCCTGAACGACGTCACGGCGCGTGATGTTCAGAGGAGCGACGTACAGTTTACGCGCGGAAAGTCTTTTGACACGTTCTGCGCGGTCGGAGCAACGATCGAGACCGAAGCCGACCCGTCCGACCTGCGGGTCGTCTGCCGGGTCAACGGCGAAATCCGGCAGGACGGAAGGACATCCCAGATGGCATTTCCCGTCGGGTTTTTGGTACGATACATTTCGAACCAGATGACTTTGAGATCCGGCGACATCATCGCCACGGGAACACCTTCAGGGGTTTCGAAACTCAATCCCGGGGACGTCTGCGAGATCGAGATCGAAGGCGTCGGTACGCTTTCAAATTCAGTAACTTGA
- the hslU gene encoding ATP-dependent protease ATPase subunit HslU, which translates to MAILLGGETNPQQIKLDDLTPREIVAELDRYVVGQTAAKRAVAVALRNRIRRQKLPADIARDVLPKNILMIGSTGVGKTEIARRLSRLANSPFIKIEASKFTEVGYIGRDVESMIRELTEVAVDMARQVAIVEVREQADLNVEERILDILLPASSYGYSDSFESELSEPAPPSQARTREKLREQYRRGELDDRQIEIETQDRSNTMIDFVGGQGMEEMGVNIKDMFGSIFPAKTVRRKIRIAEARSVLLRDETENLVDMEQITRQAIEKTQSSGIVFLDEIDKIAGRESGSGPDVSREGVQRDLLPIIEGTNVTTRYGLVNTEHILFIAAGAFHVSKPSDLIPELQGRFPIRVELESLTLDDLKRILTQPKNSLIKQYQALLNTEGITLEFREDAIARIAEMAVEINGATENIGARRLHTLLEKLLEEISFAGGELELKHQVIGAAFVSERLGELVRDQDLSRYIL; encoded by the coding sequence ATGGCGATTCTTCTCGGCGGAGAAACAAACCCGCAGCAAATCAAGCTTGACGATCTGACGCCGCGTGAGATCGTTGCCGAACTCGACCGCTACGTCGTCGGCCAAACGGCGGCCAAACGTGCCGTGGCCGTCGCCCTGCGCAACCGCATACGGCGCCAGAAACTGCCGGCGGACATCGCCCGCGACGTACTGCCGAAGAACATCCTGATGATCGGTTCGACCGGTGTCGGCAAGACCGAGATCGCCCGCCGGCTTTCGCGCCTCGCGAATTCGCCGTTCATCAAGATCGAGGCCTCAAAATTCACCGAGGTCGGATACATCGGCCGCGACGTCGAGAGCATGATCCGTGAACTGACGGAGGTTGCCGTCGATATGGCGCGTCAGGTCGCCATCGTCGAAGTCCGGGAACAGGCGGATCTCAACGTCGAGGAGAGAATTCTTGATATTCTCCTGCCGGCCTCGTCTTACGGCTATTCGGATTCTTTCGAATCCGAACTGTCGGAGCCGGCGCCGCCTTCGCAAGCGCGGACGCGGGAAAAACTGCGCGAACAGTACCGCCGCGGGGAACTCGACGACCGCCAGATCGAGATCGAGACCCAGGATCGTTCGAACACGATGATCGACTTCGTGGGCGGTCAGGGAATGGAAGAGATGGGAGTCAACATCAAGGATATGTTCGGCTCGATCTTTCCGGCGAAGACCGTTCGGCGCAAGATACGCATCGCCGAGGCCCGGAGCGTTCTGCTTCGCGACGAGACGGAGAACCTCGTCGATATGGAACAGATCACGCGCCAGGCGATCGAAAAGACGCAGTCTTCGGGGATCGTCTTTCTTGACGAGATCGACAAGATAGCCGGACGTGAATCGGGAAGCGGCCCTGACGTCTCGCGCGAAGGCGTTCAGCGCGATCTTCTGCCGATCATCGAGGGAACGAACGTCACGACGCGTTACGGCCTGGTGAACACCGAACACATCCTGTTTATCGCCGCGGGAGCTTTTCACGTTTCGAAACCATCGGATCTCATCCCTGAACTTCAGGGTCGCTTTCCGATCCGCGTCGAACTCGAGTCCTTAACCCTTGACGACCTTAAGCGCATACTCACGCAACCTAAGAATTCGCTTATTAAGCAATACCAAGCACTGCTTAACACCGAGGGCATAACGCTTGAGTTTAGGGAGGACGCGATCGCGCGAATCGCCGAGATGGCCGTCGAGATCAACGGCGCCACCGAAAACATCGGCGCCCGGAGACTTCACACTCTGCTCGAGAAACTGCTGGAAGAGATCAGTTTCGCCGGCGGCGAACTCGAGCTTAAGCATCAGGTCATCGGCGCCGCGTTCGTTTCGGAACGACTCGGTGAACTCGTTCGTGACCAGGATCTGAGCCGTTATATACTTTAA
- the hslV gene encoding ATP-dependent protease subunit HslV, producing MSRNTSQKRIRSTTVLLVRRDGRIAMAGDGQVTLGETVIKGNARKVRRIFNERVLAGFAGSTADAFTLLSRFETKLEQFQGQLERAAVELSKDWRTDKYLRSLESLLIVADKTGAFLISGKGDVISSDDGLLAVGSGSMYAIAAARAMLKHTELPARAIALEALSIAADICIYTNNEFVIEEIEQ from the coding sequence ATGTCCCGGAACACTTCACAGAAACGAATCCGCTCGACGACCGTTCTGCTCGTCAGACGCGACGGCCGGATCGCGATGGCCGGCGACGGCCAGGTGACGCTTGGTGAGACCGTTATCAAAGGCAACGCGCGCAAGGTCCGCCGGATCTTCAACGAACGGGTGCTTGCGGGATTCGCCGGATCGACGGCCGACGCATTCACCCTCCTGAGCCGTTTCGAAACCAAACTCGAGCAGTTTCAGGGACAGCTGGAACGTGCCGCGGTCGAACTCAGCAAGGACTGGCGCACGGACAAGTATCTGCGGAGCCTCGAGTCATTGCTCATTGTCGCCGACAAGACCGGCGCTTTCCTGATTTCAGGAAAGGGCGACGTGATCTCTTCGGATGATGGCCTGCTGGCGGTCGGTTCCGGCAGCATGTATGCGATCGCCGCCGCCCGCGCGATGCTCAAGCATACGGAACTGCCGGCGCGAGCGATCGCGCTCGAAGCGCTTTCGATCGCCGCCGACATTTGCATCTACACCAACAACGAATTCGTGATCGAAGAGATTGAGCAGTAA
- a CDS encoding gamma-glutamyl-gamma-aminobutyrate hydrolase family protein → MNIEEFMGKRPIIGITMRLEIDTNRFYLGRDYSEALAGLGAVPFHMSLIPDPAYIGEVLKLVDGVLLPGSDTDIDPLIYGAEPQPRLKKTVSLKDDTDLLVLEHIERTGMPLLAICYGMQALNVSRGGTLIQDIESEIADCLRHEQGVPLERNSHSLMIAPDSGLKRLAETATVNSHHHQAVRNVGRDLRATAWAKDGVIECIEDTRPERFAFGVQWHPELSWKSDRLSRRIFEEFIGACGRSEK, encoded by the coding sequence TTGAACATTGAAGAGTTTATGGGAAAGCGACCGATAATCGGCATCACGATGCGGCTCGAGATCGATACGAACCGCTTTTATCTGGGGAGGGATTACAGCGAAGCGCTCGCCGGTTTGGGCGCGGTTCCTTTTCATATGAGTCTGATCCCGGACCCGGCCTATATCGGCGAAGTGCTGAAACTGGTCGACGGGGTTCTCCTTCCGGGCAGCGACACCGACATTGACCCTCTGATATACGGTGCCGAACCGCAGCCGCGGCTCAAAAAAACGGTCTCGCTCAAGGATGACACGGATCTGTTGGTCCTCGAACATATTGAACGCACCGGAATGCCGCTTCTCGCGATCTGCTACGGAATGCAGGCCTTGAACGTGTCGCGCGGCGGAACGCTCATCCAGGATATCGAATCGGAGATCGCTGATTGTTTGCGGCACGAGCAGGGTGTTCCGCTCGAGCGCAACTCCCACAGCCTGATGATCGCCCCCGATTCGGGATTGAAACGGCTCGCCGAGACGGCGACGGTAAACTCGCACCATCATCAGGCGGTGCGAAACGTGGGCCGCGATCTGCGGGCGACGGCCTGGGCAAAGGACGGCGTCATCGAATGCATCGAAGATACGCGCCCGGAACGTTTTGCCTTTGGTGTTCAGTGGCATCCGGAACTTTCCTGGAAGTCCGACAGACTCTCTCGACGAATCTTCGAGGAGTTTATCGGCGCCTGCGGACGGAGTGAAAAATAA
- a CDS encoding DUF1343 domain-containing protein, which translates to MRELNRVKIGLERGLAEHRDLLEGRVGLICNQASVDRLYRHAADLFFEDKSIDLTTLFGPQHGIRGDVQDNMIETAHGVDKYTGLPVYSLYSETREPTEEMLRNTDVLVFDLQDVGCRVYTFIYTMANAMIAAAKYGKRFVVLDRPNPIGGLALEGNVLEPGHESFVGMYPIPMRHGMTVGELARMFNEEFGIGCELEVVAMDGWDRSAFMDETDAPWVMPSPNMPTVDTALVFPGTVYFEGTKLSEGRGTTRPFEIVGASFVDPNAFASALKSLELPGVIFRPIKFLPTFQKEAGNECGGVFVHVTDRLAFEPVFTGLALIKALFDLYPGDFLWKDTPYEYVYDRNPFDVIAGTNRVRDLFERKGSFEELRSMCSDGVEEFGARRRRYLIY; encoded by the coding sequence ATACGTGAACTAAACAGAGTTAAAATCGGATTGGAAAGAGGTTTAGCGGAGCATCGCGATCTTCTCGAAGGACGCGTCGGTTTGATCTGCAATCAGGCAAGCGTCGACCGCCTTTACAGACACGCTGCCGATCTCTTTTTCGAAGATAAGAGTATCGATCTGACGACGCTCTTCGGCCCGCAGCACGGAATCCGCGGCGACGTTCAGGACAATATGATCGAAACGGCGCACGGGGTCGACAAATACACCGGACTTCCGGTTTATTCGCTCTACAGCGAAACGCGGGAACCGACCGAAGAGATGTTGCGTAATACGGATGTTCTGGTCTTTGATCTGCAAGACGTCGGCTGCCGGGTCTATACTTTCATTTACACGATGGCGAATGCGATGATCGCGGCGGCGAAGTACGGCAAGCGGTTCGTCGTTCTCGATCGCCCCAATCCGATCGGCGGTCTCGCGCTTGAGGGGAATGTCCTCGAACCGGGGCACGAATCCTTTGTCGGGATGTACCCTATCCCGATGCGGCACGGGATGACCGTCGGCGAACTGGCGAGGATGTTCAACGAAGAATTCGGCATCGGCTGCGAACTCGAGGTGGTGGCGATGGACGGTTGGGACCGGTCGGCTTTTATGGACGAAACCGATGCCCCGTGGGTGATGCCGTCGCCCAATATGCCGACGGTCGATACGGCTCTGGTCTTTCCGGGAACGGTTTACTTTGAGGGCACCAAGTTATCGGAAGGCCGCGGGACCACCCGACCGTTCGAGATCGTCGGTGCCTCGTTCGTTGACCCGAACGCTTTTGCGTCAGCCTTGAAATCACTTGAACTCCCGGGCGTTATCTTTCGCCCGATAAAGTTCTTGCCGACCTTTCAAAAGGAGGCGGGAAATGAATGCGGCGGCGTTTTCGTTCACGTCACCGACAGGCTTGCGTTCGAGCCCGTGTTTACCGGGCTGGCGTTGATCAAGGCGTTGTTCGATCTCTATCCGGGCGATTTCCTTTGGAAAGACACGCCGTACGAATACGTCTATGACCGGAACCCGTTTGACGTAATTGCCGGAACGAACAGGGTGCGCGATCTGTTCGAACGGAAAGGGAGTTTTGAGGAACTGCGATCTATGTGTTCGGACGGAGTCGAGGAATTCGGCGCGAGACGCCGGCGATATTTGATTTATTAA